In a single window of the Necator americanus strain Aroian chromosome X, whole genome shotgun sequence genome:
- a CDS encoding hypothetical protein (NECATOR_CHRX.G22966.T1), which produces MTVHSSFVERRFVAKCRRCWFCCAPICHPSCRFSRDPVTSSGHSSSPLSAPKSSNCYSPTSAADGSESDAFYEELEEVIRNEKSFYKFVVGDFNAKLGNATEEECRIGRFGLGD; this is translated from the coding sequence atgacggtacactcgtcattcgtggagagaagattcgtcgcgaaatgtaggcggtgttggttttgttgtgcacccatttgtcatccatcttgtcgattctcacgagatcctgtcacctcatctggccattcttcgtcTCCGCTCTCTGCGCCAAAATCCtccaactgctactcaccaacatcagcagctgatggtTCCGAATCGGatgcgttttacgaggagctggaggaagtaatccgcaacgagaagtccttctacaaattcgttgtcggagacttcaacgcaaaactaggaaatgccacagaagaagaatgcaggattggaagatttggactaggggactga
- a CDS encoding hypothetical protein (NECATOR_CHRX.G22967.T1), with product MATGERRSNLRLLRTSLILDQGDTRTTRHGDCPRLCTYNARTVSTDAVLHALLGAAERIKFHVIALQETKCRRSDVQQMNDGTLVIRGEKIRREM from the coding sequence atggcgaccggtgagaggcgatcaaatctcaggttgctcaggacgtcattgattctggaccaaggcgacacgcgcacgactcgccatggagactgtcccagactgtgtacttacaacgcgagaacagtgtccacagacgctgtcctgcatgcccttctcggagctgcagagcgtatcaaatttcacgtgattgctctgcaggagaccaagtgtagaaggagcgacgtacaacagatgaatgacggtacactcgtcattcgtggagagaagattcgtcgcgaaatgtag
- a CDS encoding hypothetical protein (NECATOR_CHRX.G22968.T1), whose product MSKIPSQQVVIVGVDANAKIGLEQQSDVLRKWYYPAERKSNGDRLVFTYTILCEQTGLIIASTFKRNHRSHQLTWQKSSLLTPGEQRKAEDENS is encoded by the coding sequence atgtctaaaataccaagccagcaggtggtcattgtcggagtcgacgcaaatgcgaaaataggactcgaacagcaatccgatgtgctaagaaaatggtattatccagcggagcgcaagTCGAACGGCGACCGTCTGGTATTTACCTATACCATTttatgcgaacagacgggcctcattatcgcatccacgtttaagaggaatcatcgaagccatcagctcacgtggcagaaGTCATCCCTTCTAACGCCTGGAGAGCAGCGcaaagcggaagatgagaactcttaa
- a CDS encoding hypothetical protein (NECATOR_CHRX.G22969.T1), with product MAGLKDEECGTKFRQRESIHDGVRTRKKLSDANSFTKCIQNAARKTLPVLLPRKKFPFASAETESTCNSVCVAHSTGDFNQEKRLRRKLRRQLQQDRDNEWTSRATEFEKAW from the coding sequence atggcaggtctgaaagacgaagaatgcggaacgaaattccgccaacgagAGTCTATTCATGATGGAGTACgaaccaggaagaagcttagcgatgcgaattccttcacaaaatgCATTCAGAACGCTGCAAggaaaacgctcccggttctgttgccgcggaagaagtttccctttgcatctgcggaaacagaATCCACGtgcaattctgtatgtgtggCGCACAgtactggtgacttcaaccaggaaaagcgtcttagaaggaagttgcgtcgtcaactacaacaagaccgcgataacgagtggacgtcaagagcgacggagtttgaaaaggcatgGTAG
- a CDS encoding hypothetical protein (NECATOR_CHRX.G22970.T1) — protein sequence MQLAFLDFEAAFDSPHRGCLLNALRADGVLGKFVRLFDDMNQGTTAAVGTPAGCTTPFEVITGVRQGSGRILHVQFHHQRHYAKNSRSVSCRHNSNTIPLTTLEYADNAVIFAESSTKLQHVVNLVSKLAAAYGLRLRPDK from the coding sequence atgcaattagcgtttctggactttgaagccgcgttcgactctccccACCGGGgctgtcttctcaacgcgctccgcgccgatggagtactaggaaagttcgttcgcttgtttgatgacatgaatcaaggaacaactgctgcagttggaacaccagccggatgtacaacaccgtttgaggtgataactggagtaagacagggcagtggcaggatccTTCATGTACAATTTCACCATcaacgacattatgcgaagaacagtagatcagtgtcctgccgacataaTTCTAACACCATTCCCTTGACCActctcgagtacgctgacaatgctgttatattcgcggaaagcagcacgaaacttcaacatgttgtcaaccttgtatcaaaGCTGGCAGCAGCCTATGggctacgtctacgccctgataaatga
- a CDS encoding hypothetical protein (NECATOR_CHRX.G22971.T1) — translation MRIFSRPRTGIRLDGQPIELVDEFCYLGCTLKNNGSYEKDGQQRCAKATSAFNSLTKCLWSSPITSEVNLRVYLSAILSIASEAWAAPSTVMERLDCTERKLLVWLLGYFWPRVRHNEDLYAETDVVYRRMTCGRYQHFAPVFESG, via the coding sequence ATGAGGATTttttcgagacctcgaacgggaatcaggctggacggacaaccgatagaactcgtcgatgagttctgttacctgggctgtacgctgaagaacaacggtagctacgagaaagatggtcagcaaagatgcgctaaggctacttctgcatttaactccttaacgaaatgcctgtggtcgagcCCTATCACCAGCGAAGTCAatctgcgagtctacctatccgcaattcttTCCATCGCCTCGGAGGCTTGGGCcgcaccatctacggtgatggagaggcttgattgcacggaacgaaagctgctcgtatggctacttggctacttttggcctagggtacgccacaatgaagatctttacgccgAAACTGATGTGGTATATCGGCGGATGACatgtggaagatatcaacattttgcacCGGTTTttgaaagtggctaa
- a CDS encoding hypothetical protein (NECATOR_CHRX.G22972.T1), with the protein MSKSMNRGKLKGYKKTTINGDSSTICVFSHISFRRQRGSSYNDDSMSVKCRASVKTSVVASYFSALPLQRHGLFHRDVLQLDNKHRKGIGKLVERSEDASSGGFGQKLKIEKMCEKTDKLKLTICAVNINPDDSFLKLPEAKSSQVAIRAAFVPCNQASPSP; encoded by the exons ATGTCAAAATCAATGAACAGAGGGAAATTGAAAGGgtacaagaaaacaacaattaatGGAGATTCTTCAACTATCTgcgttttttctcatatttcttttcgaagGCAGCGTGGCAGCTCTTACAACGACGATTCTATGAGTGTGAAATGCAGAGCTTCCGTCAAGACTAGCGTAGTTGCTAGTTACTTTTCGGCGTTGCCCCTCCAGCGTCATGGCTTGTTTCATCGCGACGTGCTACAATTGGACAACAAACACCGCAAGGGAATAGGAAAACTTGTGGAAAGGTCTGAAGATGCAAGTAGTGGAGGTTTTGGACAGAAACTTAAAATCGAAAAG ATGTGCGAGAAAACAGACAAGTTGAAACTGACAATCTGTGCCGTCAACATCAATCCGGATGACTCATTCCTAAAGCTACCTGAG gccaaaagtagccaagtagccatacgagcagctttcgttccgtgcaatcaagcctctccatcaccgtag
- a CDS encoding hypothetical protein (NECATOR_CHRX.G22973.T2): MFMPSAASHEEECLCETHQRRDLCEPFIRKMRDICLVGERNVFVTQYTSILKFLCEIDERAIEWTSGQLSGGSDLASALLCFVSVSIKAQALDVGRGSKREDGQAPQTVHCAYDRERGLEEGKYRLQQHHKAHTLSTNTVGSNSLLLLLVLEPGKCGTMEIRIAWKNTIAHAPSMSSMTMLAWERCEDALRCHCPGDYGGMELCQVQVTTHHTFHCGFVV, from the exons ATGTTTATGCCATCTGCAGCAAGCCATGAAGAGGAATGCTTATGCGAAACTCATCAACGT CGTGATCTCTGTGAGCCGTTCATTAGGAAGATGCGAGACATCTGTCTTGTTGGCGAAAGAAATGTGTTCGTAACGCAATACACGTCAATTTTGAAGTTCCTCTGTGAAATTGATGAAA GAGCTATAGAGTGGACCAGTGGGCAGCTTTCGGGCGGCTCGGATCTTGCGTCAGCACTTCTATGCTTTGTGAGCGTTTCCATAAAAGCTCAAGCATTAGATGTTGGAAGGGGAAGCAAACGTGAGGATGGACAGGCTCCTCAAACTGTTCATTGCGCTTACGACCGA GAGAGAGGGCTGGAAGAAGGAAAGTACAGGCTCCAGCAACACCATAAGGCGCACACGTTGTCAACAAATACTGTGGGCAGCAACAGCTTGTTGCTGTTATTGGTCCTGGAACCTGGGAAGTGCGGGACAATGGAAATTCGTATCGCGTGGAAGAACACTATTGCCCATGCGCCGAGCAT GAGCTCAATGACAATGCTAGCGTGGGAGAGATGCGAAGACGCTCTGAGATGCCACTGCCCTGGCGATTACGGAGGTATGGAACTATGCCAG GTTCAGGTGACGACGCACCACACTTTCCACTGTGGCTTCGTCGTCTAG
- a CDS encoding hypothetical protein (NECATOR_CHRX.G22973.T1), which yields MFMPSAASHEEECLCETHQRRDLCEPFIRKMRDICLVGERNVFVTQYTSILKFLCEIDERAIEWTSGQLSGGSDLASALLCFVSVSIKAQALDVGRGSKREDGQAPQTVHCAYDRVGRRARDHGWNL from the exons ATGTTTATGCCATCTGCAGCAAGCCATGAAGAGGAATGCTTATGCGAAACTCATCAACGT CGTGATCTCTGTGAGCCGTTCATTAGGAAGATGCGAGACATCTGTCTTGTTGGCGAAAGAAATGTGTTCGTAACGCAATACACGTCAATTTTGAAGTTCCTCTGTGAAATTGATGAAA GAGCTATAGAGTGGACCAGTGGGCAGCTTTCGGGCGGCTCGGATCTTGCGTCAGCACTTCTATGCTTTGTGAGCGTTTCCATAAAAGCTCAAGCATTAGATGTTGGAAGGGGAAGCAAACGTGAGGATGGACAGGCTCCTCAAACTGTTCATTGCGCTTACGACCGAGTTGGAAGAAGAGCGAGAGATCATGGCTGGAATCTTTAG
- a CDS encoding hypothetical protein (NECATOR_CHRX.G22974.T1), whose protein sequence is MAGPFLFSFPFESGRPLTDLEYAEDVVIFEESSTKLVKLCPDVRYYVKLNNPLMFKQAVVKTQMVDQLLVKATADRLINPPCAARAIEVMAVTAEPLQTDYGECSIASCYNCGGIGRLARKCPSFRVPSPDAVNVVHPDSDSLLLLLLAYVLTAIRLNSSMASSGSPRSRGLFRDVAGHMNT, encoded by the exons ATGGCAGGGCCCTTCCTGTTCAGTTTCCCCTTCGAATCAGGACgccccttgaccgatctcgagtacgctgaagatgttgttatattcgaggaaagcagtacgaaacttgtAAA GTTATGTCCGGATGTTCGCTACTACGTCAAGCTGAACAACCCCTTGATGTTTAAGCAAGCGGTAGTGAAGACCCAAATGGTCGACCAGCTGTTGGTCAAGGCTACAGCTGATCGTTTGATCAACCCACCGTGCGCAGCACGTGCGATAGAGGTGATGGCAGTGACGGCCGAGCCGTTACAGACCGATTATGGAGAATGCAGCATAGCCAGCTGTTACAATTGTGGAGGAATTGGTCGTCTTGCTCGAAAATGCCCGTCGTTCAGAGTCCCGTCACCGGATGCAG TCAACGTTGTGCACCCTGATTCTGATTCTCTTTTGTTGCTGTTGCTAGCGTACGTTCTAACCGCGATCCGGCTGAATTCCAGTATGGCTTCTTCTGGAAGCCCCCGCAGCCGCGGCCTGTTCCGCGACGTGGCGGGACACATGAACACATGA
- a CDS encoding hypothetical protein (NECATOR_CHRX.G22975.T1) yields the protein MPRSGSLTYTTERLVCTLQELNDNASVGEMRRRSEMPLPWRLRRYGTMPGSGDDAPHFPLWLRRLEDVTRLHRHLRAHI from the exons ATGCCCAGATCAGGTTCTTTGACGTACACCACCGAGCGTCTCGTCTGTACTTTGCAGGAGCTCAATGACAATGCTAGCGTGGGAGAGATGCGAAGACGCTCTGAGATGCCACTGCCCTGGCGATTACGGAGGTATGGAACTATGCCAG GTTCAGGTGACGACGCACCACACTTTCCACTGTGGCTTCGTCGTCTAGAAGACGTAACGCGGCTACATAGGCATTTGAGGGCCCACATTTGA
- a CDS encoding hypothetical protein (NECATOR_CHRX.G22976.T1), translating into MHHQSLCFTRSSENVTDQQNRLRFGNNAATNNRRPPTGEIRGNNAGLHNRTSNDVRQRDRTANVHTENPIQSDSFVKVDSNDKTTKDQVVLMTAEANMWSNKTGQYERLPIFFDTGAQRTIINESTAEEFGLPKQKTEICTMSGIGGHTEKFKTFFVPLKISTVFGKEIHLTVQTKPVITNRFRSAYLLEQDKQFLQDNDICLYNSRLRGEHQNLQIPIGSDYYYEFVMSSTRTRLPLGLYGTISRSNSSWSQYKCS; encoded by the coding sequence ATGCATCATCAAAGCTTATGCTTTACAAGATCATCCGAGAATGTAACAGATCAGCAAAATCGATTGCGCTTTGGTAACAATGCAGCAACAAACAACAGAAGACCTCCTACTGGCGAAATAAGAGGGAATAATGCTGGATTGCACAATCGCACCTCAAATGACGTTCGTCAACGAGATCGAACTGCGAATGTACATACCGAAAATCCAATTCAAAGTGATTCTTTCGTGAAAGTCGATTCTAACGACAAAACCACAAAAGACCAAGTAGTGCTCATGACTGCCGAGGCAAATATGTGGAGTAATAAAACAGGCCAATATGAGCGACTTCCTATCTTTTTTGATACTGGTGCACAGAGAACTATAATAAACGAAAGTACAGCAGAGGAATTTGGActcccaaaacaaaaaacggaaatatGCACTATGTCTGGCATTGGTGGTCATACTGAGAAATTTAAAACGTTCTTTGTTCCATTGAAAATCTCTacagtttttggaaaagagaTTCATCTAACAGTTCAAACAAAACCCGTGATAACTAACCGTTTTCGTTCAGCATATCTTTTAGAACAAGATAAGCAGTTTCTTCAAGATAACGATATTTGTTTGTACAATTCAAGATTGAGAGGTGAACACCAAAATCTACAAATTCCAATTGGATCAGATTACTACTACGAATTTGTTATGAGTAGCACTAGAACAAGACTACCGTTGGGACTATATGGGACTATTAGTAGGTCCAATTCTTCATGGTCGCAGTACAAGTGCAGTTAA